The Serratia rhizosphaerae genome has a segment encoding these proteins:
- a CDS encoding AraC family transcriptional regulator — MPEIRHFSETLIPAPQLVQFRCEAFNVRTEFQPHSHSWGQLMWVTSGVMVTRIGGQRFLAPPEFVLWAPAGVEHSCYNHKLAKCRMVDIAQPLCRQMPPTPCLVSVTPIFRAIADDFYAREQYIPQSRADLRLCRVLIDQLHLSPRQQTYLPSSQDKFLAPILEALEHCPSDNTSLAQWARRVYTTERTLSRRCQQDLGMSFSEWRQRLRFLHAVSLLEQGKTVQEVALDVGYSSASAFIVMFQQIAGATPERFRRA, encoded by the coding sequence ATGCCGGAAATCCGTCATTTCTCAGAAACGCTGATCCCGGCGCCGCAGCTGGTGCAGTTTCGCTGTGAGGCGTTCAATGTGCGCACTGAATTTCAGCCGCACAGCCACTCCTGGGGACAGCTGATGTGGGTGACCAGCGGCGTGATGGTCACCCGTATCGGCGGGCAGCGCTTTCTGGCGCCGCCGGAGTTTGTGCTGTGGGCGCCGGCGGGCGTGGAGCACTCCTGTTATAACCATAAATTGGCGAAGTGCCGCATGGTGGACATCGCCCAGCCGCTGTGTCGGCAGATGCCGCCTACGCCCTGTCTGGTCAGCGTCACGCCGATTTTCCGCGCCATCGCGGATGATTTCTACGCGCGCGAACAGTATATCCCGCAGAGCCGGGCGGATCTGCGCCTGTGCCGCGTGCTGATCGACCAACTGCACCTGTCGCCGCGGCAGCAGACCTATTTACCCTCCTCGCAGGATAAATTTCTGGCGCCGATTCTGGAGGCGCTGGAGCACTGTCCGTCGGACAACACCTCGCTGGCGCAGTGGGCACGGCGGGTCTATACCACGGAGCGCACGCTGTCGCGCCGCTGCCAGCAGGATCTCGGCATGTCGTTCAGCGAATGGCGCCAGCGGCTGCGCTTTCTGCACGCGGTGTCGCTGCTGGAGCAGGGGAAGACCGTGCAGGAGGTGGCGCTGGACGTCGGGTACAGCTCCGCTTCGGCGTTTATCGTGATGTTTCAGCAGATTGCGGGCGCTACCCCCGAACGTTTTCGGCGCGCATAG
- the pdxB gene encoding 4-phosphoerythronate dehydrogenase PdxB, which produces MKILVDENMPYAVDLFSRLGDTLAVPGRPIPQDALADADALMVRSVTKVNEALLNGTRVGFVGTATAGTDHVDDAWLQQAGIGFSAAPGCNAIAVVEYVFSALMLLAERDGFQLRDKTVGIVGVGNVGARLDARLRALGVRTLLCDPPRADRGDAGEFWPLEKLVAEADVLTFHTPLNKSGPYHSLHLADAELLAALPDNRILINACRGAVVDNAALLQALEKGKKLSTVLDVWEPEPELSLPLLARVDIGTAHIAGYTLEGKARGTTQVFEAFCRHLGQPQQIELASLLPTPEFSEIRLNGPLDQGRLKRLMHLVYDVRRDDAPLRKVAGQAGEFDRLRKQYQERREWSSLRVACDDDASAELLARLGFSVR; this is translated from the coding sequence GTGAAGATACTGGTTGATGAAAATATGCCGTATGCGGTTGATCTGTTCAGCCGTCTGGGAGACACGCTGGCGGTGCCGGGCCGCCCGATCCCGCAGGATGCATTGGCGGACGCCGATGCCCTGATGGTGCGCTCGGTCACCAAAGTGAACGAGGCGCTGCTGAACGGCACCCGCGTCGGCTTTGTCGGCACCGCGACCGCGGGCACCGACCATGTGGACGACGCCTGGCTGCAACAGGCGGGCATTGGTTTTTCCGCCGCGCCCGGCTGCAACGCCATCGCAGTGGTGGAGTACGTTTTCTCCGCGCTGATGCTGCTGGCCGAGCGTGACGGCTTCCAACTGCGTGATAAAACCGTTGGCATCGTCGGGGTCGGCAACGTCGGCGCACGGTTGGATGCGCGCCTGCGGGCGCTGGGCGTACGTACGCTGCTGTGCGACCCGCCGCGCGCCGATCGCGGCGACGCCGGTGAGTTCTGGCCGCTGGAAAAACTGGTAGCGGAAGCCGACGTGCTGACCTTCCACACGCCGCTGAATAAATCCGGCCCTTATCACTCGCTGCACCTGGCCGACGCCGAATTGCTGGCGGCGCTGCCGGACAACCGCATCCTGATTAACGCCTGTCGCGGTGCTGTGGTGGATAACGCCGCGCTGCTGCAGGCGCTGGAAAAGGGCAAAAAGCTCAGCACGGTGCTGGACGTCTGGGAGCCGGAACCGGAGCTGTCGCTGCCGCTGCTGGCGCGGGTGGACATCGGCACCGCGCACATCGCCGGCTATACGCTGGAAGGCAAGGCGCGCGGCACCACGCAGGTATTTGAGGCCTTCTGCCGCCATCTGGGCCAGCCGCAGCAGATTGAGCTGGCCTCGCTGCTGCCGACGCCGGAATTCAGCGAAATCCGTCTGAATGGGCCGCTCGATCAAGGCAGGCTGAAACGTTTGATGCACTTAGTGTATGATGTGCGCCGCGATGATGCGCCGCTGCGCAAAGTGGCCGGCCAGGCGGGCGAATTCGACCGCCTGCGCAAGCAGTATCAGGAGCGACGCGAATGGTCGTCGCTGCGCGTGGCGTGCGATGACGACGCCAGCGCCGAGCTGCTGGCCCGGTTGGGCTTTAGCGTACGCTAA
- a CDS encoding aspartate-semialdehyde dehydrogenase: MSDGWNIALLGATGAVGEALLELLQERQFPVGELYPLASERSAGETVRFNGKTLQVENADEFDWSQAQLAFFVAGAEASARYAVDAGNMGCLVIDSSGLFALEPDVPLVVPGVNPQVLADYRNRNIVAVADGMVSQLLTAIKPLTEQAGLSRLHVTTLMSVSARGKAAVDDLAGQSARLLNGMPVEEGLFAKQLAFNLLPLLADEQGSVREERLIVDQVRKVLQDEGLPMSVTCVQSPVFYGHAQAVQVEGLRPIDADEARAELQDAEDIQLSDEDDYPTQVTDASGNDALSIGCLRNDYGIPQVLQFWSVADNVRFGGALMAIETAERLLQEQLY, translated from the coding sequence ATGTCTGACGGCTGGAATATCGCTCTGCTTGGCGCCACGGGCGCGGTAGGTGAAGCATTGCTGGAATTGTTACAGGAACGTCAGTTCCCGGTGGGCGAACTCTATCCGTTGGCCAGCGAACGCAGCGCCGGTGAAACGGTGCGCTTTAACGGCAAAACCCTGCAGGTGGAAAATGCCGACGAGTTCGACTGGTCGCAGGCGCAGCTGGCCTTTTTCGTCGCCGGTGCGGAAGCCTCGGCGCGCTATGCCGTCGACGCCGGCAATATGGGCTGTCTGGTGATCGACAGCAGCGGCCTGTTTGCGCTGGAGCCGGACGTGCCGCTGGTGGTGCCGGGCGTCAACCCGCAGGTGCTGGCCGACTACCGTAACCGGAATATCGTTGCCGTGGCCGACGGCATGGTCAGCCAGTTGCTGACCGCCATCAAGCCGCTGACCGAACAGGCCGGCCTGTCGCGCCTGCACGTCACCACCCTGATGTCGGTGTCCGCCCGTGGTAAAGCGGCGGTGGACGATCTGGCGGGGCAGAGCGCGCGCCTGCTGAACGGTATGCCGGTGGAAGAGGGGCTGTTCGCCAAACAGCTGGCGTTCAACCTGCTGCCGCTGCTGGCGGACGAGCAGGGCAGCGTGCGCGAAGAGCGTCTGATCGTCGATCAGGTGCGTAAGGTGCTGCAGGACGAAGGGCTGCCGATGTCGGTGACCTGCGTACAGTCGCCGGTGTTCTACGGCCATGCGCAGGCGGTGCAGGTGGAAGGGCTGCGTCCGATCGACGCCGATGAGGCGCGCGCCGAACTGCAGGATGCGGAAGATATCCAGCTGAGCGACGAAGACGACTACCCGACTCAGGTGACGGATGCTTCCGGCAACGACGCGCTGAGCATCGGCTGCCTGCGCAATGACTACGGCATCCCGCAGGTGCTGCAATTTTGGTCAGTGGCCGACAACGTACGCTTTGGCGGCGCGCTGATGGCGATTGAAACCGCAGAGCGTCTGCTGCAGGAGCAGCTGTACTGA